The proteins below are encoded in one region of Chitinispirillales bacterium ANBcel5:
- a CDS encoding YIP1 family protein: MSKEYKEDNSVEQLDFDPSEKPDPFDGLSVEKPEFLSTILGVITSPIEYFQNMSKNDDDGLLHSYLFLSFIISLSAAITFVPMLKWQSIPIIILLVIFAIILSIVTGPLLFGLWNSIGSKESLCTAYKCVCFSYAIFPVLAILFHFPNAFTYTTAEALYTVLFILSILWIHFLFAVITSKVHRIKPVQTLVATVLVAFFTIPFMSVFF, encoded by the coding sequence GTGTCTAAAGAGTATAAAGAAGATAATTCAGTCGAACAATTGGATTTCGATCCTTCAGAGAAGCCCGATCCGTTTGATGGTCTCTCTGTAGAAAAGCCAGAATTCCTCTCAACTATCCTGGGGGTCATTACTTCTCCGATTGAATACTTTCAAAACATGTCAAAAAATGATGACGATGGTTTGCTTCATTCATACCTGTTTTTATCATTTATTATCTCTCTTAGCGCTGCTATCACTTTTGTTCCGATGTTGAAGTGGCAATCAATTCCAATAATTATACTGCTTGTAATTTTTGCAATTATATTGAGCATTGTTACAGGACCGCTACTATTTGGTTTGTGGAATTCTATTGGCTCAAAAGAGAGTCTTTGTACTGCATATAAATGTGTCTGTTTTTCCTATGCGATATTCCCGGTCCTGGCGATTTTGTTCCATTTCCCAAATGCATTTACCTATACTACAGCCGAAGCTTTATATACTGTATTGTTCATTTTATCCATCCTATGGATCCATTTTCTCTTTGCCGTGATAACTTCAAAAGTACACAGAATTAAACCCGTTCAAACATTAGTTGCAACTGTACTTGTAGCTTTTTTTACCATTCCTTTTATGTCAGTTTTTTTTTAA